A region from the Verrucomicrobiota bacterium genome encodes:
- the tatC gene encoding twin-arginine translocase subunit TatC: MEEDEKIIPYEDEDIALLDETIEQGHMTFLEHLEELRVVLFKAGATFLVSFIIIAIFFKKINAFIKMPIEKAMENHGVADALVTTSPFGIFSFLLQMGFMGAFAISSPFILYFAASFIAPGLNDKEKRALLPGALLSLFLLCLGSTFSYFILIPSALNVSIYFNELMGVSLMWAVDKYMSLLLWMVLGVGLLFEFPLILVILVYVGILTQQQLKDFRRYSIIVIFVLSAFITPTQDPFTLMIMALPLMLLYEGSIFISGIVERRKKRNLEKEYGAWDDDDINHD; encoded by the coding sequence ATGGAAGAAGACGAGAAAATCATCCCATACGAAGACGAAGATATCGCACTACTCGATGAGACCATAGAGCAAGGCCACATGACCTTTCTTGAGCATCTTGAAGAGTTGCGTGTAGTTTTGTTCAAAGCAGGAGCTACCTTCCTGGTATCTTTTATTATCATCGCCATCTTCTTTAAGAAGATAAATGCCTTCATCAAAATGCCTATCGAAAAGGCAATGGAAAACCATGGCGTTGCTGATGCTCTTGTTACGACGAGTCCGTTCGGCATTTTTTCCTTTCTGCTGCAAATGGGTTTTATGGGTGCTTTTGCCATCTCCTCCCCGTTCATTCTATACTTTGCCGCCTCTTTTATTGCACCCGGGTTAAACGATAAGGAAAAAAGAGCGCTTCTACCTGGAGCCCTATTGTCTTTGTTCCTTTTGTGTCTGGGTAGTACCTTTAGTTATTTTATTTTGATCCCTTCGGCTCTCAACGTTTCGATCTATTTTAACGAATTGATGGGTGTCAGTTTGATGTGGGCGGTTGATAAGTATATGAGTCTGCTTCTTTGGATGGTGTTAGGAGTAGGCTTACTTTTTGAGTTCCCATTGATTCTTGTGATTTTGGTTTACGTAGGAATATTGACCCAACAACAACTCAAAGACTTTAGGCGTTACTCGATTATCGTTATCTTTGTGCTGTCGGCGTTTATCACCCCCACCCAGGATCCGTTCACATTGATGATTATGGCATTGCCCTTGATGCTTCTCTATGAGGGGTCCATTTTCATCAGTGGTATCGTTGAGCGCAGAAAGAAACGCAACCTTGAGAAGGAGTACGGTGCTTGGGATGACGACGATATAAACCACGATTAA
- the ppdK gene encoding pyruvate, phosphate dikinase has translation MAKKVSKKQTIKPKRAAKTASKTKEVKYVYSWGGGKADGNGTMKALLGGKGANLAEMDRIGLPVPAGFTVTTEVCTSYYDNNRNYPAGLEDQIKKGIHKIEKVMGTKFGDAKGFPLLVAVRSGARDSMPGMMDTILNLGLNDETVIALENATGNPRFAWDCYRRFIQMYGDVVMGVQKLPSEDHDPFELVIEHAKKDLLGNVEAEDTQFTADDLKEVIARMKKLVKSRTGKDFPTNPWDQLDGAVSAVFGSWMNDRAIVYRRKYNIPAEWGTAVNVQAMVFGNTGEESGSGVSFTRDPATGEKVFYGEFLMNAQGEDVVAGVRTPYPVIQLEKLQPASFKELVRICKVLEKHFRDMQDFEFTIQEGKVFMLQTRNGKRTGVAAVRIACEMVKERLINWKTAVTRVPAEQLEQVLAPIFDTSAVKNANQIASGLPAGPGAASGQIYFNAERAVEAAEKGQRVLLVRVETSPEDLRGMIAAEGILTARGGVSSHAALVARQMGKICVCGAAELQIDYETRTLKVGKKTYKEGDFLSIDGTAGTVYDGQVATAPSEVVQGLIKNNKAAQKSSTYINYVQLMGWCKKVTRMSVRTNADTPEQTTQAIAFGAEGIGLTRTEHMFFEGDRIDAMREMILAENLKDREKALKKLLPFQRKDFYGIFKALKGFPATIRFLDPPLHEFLPHTKEQQLDLAKKLGIPVEKIMNRVHELHEFNPMLGFRGCRLGIMYPEITRMQARAVLEAAADAEKRGIKTKPEIMIPLVGFKRELDLQVAIVHEVAAEVIARKKLRKLDYQVGTMIEVPRGALTADEIAETAQFFSFGTNDLTQTCLGMSRDDSGSFLGAYQESDIMAKNPFASIDQTGVGKLMEIAIAKGRATNPDIKLGICGEHGGDPESVRFCHKAGLAYVSCSPYRVPVARLAAAQAALEDEA, from the coding sequence ATGGCTAAAAAAGTCAGTAAAAAGCAAACAATCAAGCCAAAGCGCGCAGCTAAAACTGCAAGCAAAACCAAAGAAGTAAAATACGTTTACTCTTGGGGTGGCGGAAAAGCCGACGGCAACGGCACCATGAAAGCGCTCTTGGGCGGTAAGGGTGCGAACCTCGCTGAGATGGATCGTATCGGACTACCTGTACCGGCTGGATTCACAGTTACAACGGAAGTTTGTACTTCATATTACGACAATAACCGTAATTACCCAGCTGGTTTAGAAGACCAAATCAAAAAGGGAATTCATAAGATCGAGAAGGTCATGGGTACCAAGTTCGGAGATGCCAAAGGCTTTCCTCTTCTTGTTGCTGTGCGTTCAGGTGCTCGCGACTCCATGCCTGGAATGATGGATACCATCCTCAATCTGGGACTGAATGACGAAACCGTTATTGCACTTGAAAATGCAACCGGAAATCCTCGTTTCGCTTGGGATTGTTACCGCCGCTTTATTCAAATGTATGGTGATGTAGTTATGGGAGTTCAAAAACTTCCCAGTGAAGATCACGATCCTTTCGAACTCGTTATTGAGCACGCGAAAAAAGACCTTCTTGGAAACGTTGAAGCTGAAGATACACAATTCACAGCTGACGATCTCAAGGAAGTAATTGCCCGAATGAAAAAGCTCGTTAAGAGCCGAACCGGAAAAGATTTCCCAACCAACCCATGGGATCAACTGGATGGTGCCGTAAGTGCTGTGTTTGGCTCATGGATGAACGATCGCGCTATTGTTTACCGCCGTAAATACAACATCCCTGCTGAATGGGGCACCGCGGTAAACGTTCAAGCAATGGTATTTGGTAACACCGGTGAAGAGTCCGGCTCAGGTGTATCTTTCACTCGTGACCCGGCAACTGGTGAGAAAGTTTTCTACGGTGAGTTTCTCATGAACGCACAAGGAGAAGACGTTGTTGCAGGTGTTCGCACACCCTACCCTGTTATCCAACTTGAAAAACTGCAGCCGGCTTCTTTCAAAGAGTTGGTACGTATTTGTAAAGTCCTTGAAAAGCACTTTCGCGATATGCAGGACTTCGAGTTCACTATCCAAGAAGGCAAAGTATTCATGCTGCAAACACGTAACGGCAAACGCACAGGTGTTGCAGCTGTTCGTATCGCCTGCGAGATGGTGAAGGAAAGGCTCATCAATTGGAAAACAGCCGTAACACGAGTTCCAGCGGAACAGCTCGAACAAGTGCTCGCGCCCATCTTCGATACAAGCGCTGTAAAGAATGCCAATCAAATCGCCTCGGGTCTTCCCGCAGGTCCTGGAGCGGCATCAGGTCAGATCTACTTTAACGCCGAACGCGCCGTCGAAGCAGCTGAAAAGGGACAACGCGTTCTTCTGGTTCGCGTAGAAACTTCTCCGGAAGATCTTCGCGGAATGATTGCGGCAGAAGGTATCCTAACCGCTCGTGGAGGAGTATCTTCCCACGCAGCATTGGTGGCCCGTCAAATGGGTAAGATTTGTGTTTGTGGTGCTGCCGAACTGCAAATCGACTACGAAACTCGTACACTGAAGGTTGGTAAAAAGACCTATAAGGAAGGTGACTTTTTATCAATCGATGGAACAGCAGGTACCGTTTATGATGGTCAAGTGGCAACCGCTCCTTCGGAAGTGGTTCAGGGACTGATTAAAAACAACAAAGCCGCACAGAAGAGTAGCACCTATATAAATTACGTCCAACTCATGGGTTGGTGTAAGAAGGTAACCCGGATGAGCGTTCGCACTAATGCCGATACTCCCGAGCAAACAACGCAAGCAATTGCATTTGGCGCTGAAGGTATTGGTCTGACTCGTACCGAACATATGTTCTTCGAGGGTGATCGTATCGACGCAATGCGCGAAATGATCCTGGCTGAAAACCTCAAGGACCGTGAAAAAGCTCTTAAGAAACTGTTACCTTTCCAAAGAAAGGATTTCTACGGTATCTTCAAAGCACTCAAGGGTTTCCCGGCAACCATCCGTTTCCTGGATCCACCACTGCACGAATTCCTGCCTCACACGAAAGAGCAACAACTCGACCTCGCCAAAAAACTGGGCATACCCGTGGAAAAGATTATGAACCGGGTTCACGAACTACATGAGTTCAACCCCATGTTAGGTTTCCGTGGTTGCCGTCTAGGCATAATGTATCCCGAGATCACCCGTATGCAAGCACGCGCAGTCCTCGAAGCAGCTGCGGATGCAGAGAAACGCGGCATCAAGACAAAACCTGAAATCATGATCCCTCTTGTTGGGTTCAAGAGAGAGCTCGATCTACAGGTGGCTATTGTTCACGAAGTTGCGGCAGAAGTAATTGCACGCAAAAAGCTACGTAAGCTCGACTACCAAGTTGGGACCATGATCGAAGTGCCTCGCGGCGCTTTGACCGCTGATGAAATTGCAGAAACAGCACAGTTCTTCAGTTTTGGAACCAATGATCTGACACAGACTTGCCTCGGGATGTCTCGTGACGATTCTGGTTCATTCCTCGGTGCTTATCAAGAGTCTGACATCATGGCTAAAAACCCATTCGCTTCCATCGACCAAACCGGCGTTGGAAAGCTCATGGAAATCGCCATCGCGAAAGGACGCGCGACCAACCCCGATATCAAGCTTGGTATCTGTGGTGAACATGGAGGTGATCCTGAGTCGGTAAGATTCTGCCACAAAGCTGGTTTGGCGTATGTCTCCTGTTCGCCTTACCGCGTGCCTGTTGCTCGCCTGGCAGCCGCTCAGGCCGCACTCGAAGACGAAGCTTAA
- the hflX gene encoding GTPase HflX → MFEVRDKPKMVERAILIAVRVSGKNEEDADSLLLELSDLVETLEIVVMETLVVKIRKPHPHFFIGKGKAYEIMEHAKEQGYDCIVFDDSLTPAQQRNWENESKLCVIDRQEVILDIFANRAQTKEAVLQVGLARMVYSLPRLTRAWTHLSRQRGGGTNMRGQGETQLEADHRIVRDRIASLKRRLEIVRTHRGIQRKRRMKKPVPTASIVGYTNAGKSSLLNRVTGSNILVEDKLFATLDPTTRQVILPSGLKMLLTDTVGFVRKLPHNLIEAFKATLEEAVVADFLIHVLDVSSPEVESHSETTLQVLKELGADEKRILTVFNKIDACEDSFALKRLQAQYPDAEFVSVLNNEGIEHLVMRLDDLLETDSIFGEYLIPFDHYNLVAQLYEAGCVKEEETRDEGIYLNGFISPSMRPKVRAYELVAK, encoded by the coding sequence ATGTTTGAAGTACGAGATAAACCAAAGATGGTCGAACGGGCAATCCTCATTGCCGTGCGCGTATCTGGTAAGAATGAGGAGGATGCCGACAGCCTGTTACTGGAGCTCTCAGACCTGGTCGAAACCTTGGAAATTGTTGTGATGGAAACGTTGGTGGTGAAAATTCGAAAACCACATCCACACTTTTTCATCGGTAAAGGAAAAGCCTACGAGATCATGGAGCACGCCAAAGAACAAGGCTACGACTGTATCGTCTTCGACGATTCCCTCACCCCGGCCCAACAAAGGAATTGGGAAAACGAATCGAAACTCTGTGTCATTGATCGCCAGGAAGTAATTCTGGATATTTTTGCTAATCGCGCCCAAACAAAGGAGGCCGTTCTACAAGTGGGGCTCGCGCGCATGGTTTATAGCTTACCTAGACTCACACGGGCGTGGACTCACCTTAGCCGTCAACGCGGGGGCGGAACCAATATGCGCGGTCAGGGTGAAACGCAGCTCGAGGCTGATCACCGCATTGTGCGTGATCGCATAGCCTCCCTCAAACGTCGCCTGGAAATTGTCCGGACCCATCGAGGTATCCAACGCAAACGACGTATGAAAAAGCCGGTACCAACCGCATCCATCGTTGGCTACACAAATGCAGGAAAGTCCTCATTGCTCAATCGGGTAACGGGATCGAATATCCTGGTTGAGGATAAACTCTTCGCAACACTGGATCCCACAACGCGCCAGGTCATTTTACCTTCGGGATTGAAAATGCTCTTAACTGATACGGTGGGCTTTGTCCGAAAGCTACCGCACAATTTGATTGAGGCATTTAAAGCAACGTTGGAGGAAGCCGTTGTTGCTGACTTCTTAATACACGTACTCGATGTCTCAAGCCCGGAAGTTGAATCACATAGTGAGACAACGCTCCAGGTTTTGAAAGAATTAGGAGCAGACGAAAAACGAATCCTGACCGTTTTCAATAAAATCGATGCCTGCGAAGATTCATTCGCGTTGAAACGTCTACAGGCACAATACCCGGATGCAGAGTTTGTTAGTGTGTTAAACAATGAGGGTATCGAGCATCTGGTTATGCGGTTGGACGATCTACTCGAAACAGATTCCATATTTGGAGAGTACCTTATCCCATTCGATCATTACAATTTGGTAGCTCAGCTGTACGAAGCTGGCTGTGTAAAAGAGGAAGAAACCCGAGATGAGGGAATATACCTCAATGGATTCATTTCCCCTTCGATGAGACCTAAGGTCAGAGCCTACGAGTTGGTTGCGAAATAA
- a CDS encoding FeoA domain-containing protein — protein MANLLSLKLGEKARVTEIRAKSHIDQRILSLGIGAGVTIKISKIAPLGDPIAIEVDGAFIILRKSEAQGILIEPIK, from the coding sequence TTGGCAAACTTACTATCATTGAAATTAGGCGAAAAAGCCCGGGTGACGGAAATCCGAGCTAAAAGCCACATCGACCAGAGAATCCTCTCTCTTGGCATAGGCGCAGGTGTGACTATTAAAATCAGTAAAATAGCACCTTTAGGGGATCCGATTGCGATAGAAGTCGATGGCGCATTTATTATTTTACGCAAATCCGAAGCTCAGGGGATTTTAATCGAGCCAATAAAATAA
- the feoB gene encoding ferrous iron transport protein B, translating into MDAALSKAPVGTLRIALVGNPNTGKSTIFNNLTGLRQKTGNYPGVTVSRKAGTMKLGEQEADLIDLPGTYSLSAHSPDERVVIDALNGRFKEIGQPDVILFVADATNLRRNLFLASQVATLRIPMILILNQWDSVASSGQQIDLNLLKGRLKIPVIPTVGTKGKGTEEIKQAILGILQEPQYLPEIQWPVSMEMAIEHLKASLPCVDHKLLSESETHRLLFDTHSAEIQRLKVTADEAKREVFKAREFLKKDGMNPLVAEAMLHYRHIDGLIGGTVLKNPELAHGATESIDRLLLHRGWGLAAFVGMMYVVFQAVYSWAGPVMDLIEMGKIWGQDMIGPALESTPMLQSLILDGVIEGVGAFLIFLPQILILFAFISLLEDSGYMARAAFIMDKLFSWCGLNGKSFVPLLSSYACAIPGIMATRTIEDPKSRLATIFVAPFMSCSARLPVYILCIGAFIEPVYGPWWAGFTLFLMHFVGLAVAVPTAWFVTRFILKTKSQPFVMELPKYRAPRMKDVGYRMWQSGWEFVQKAGTIIFFITIIIWASLYFPRSDENDPKLLEGFVAEKVAEEVGTPEEIATMLTDPNADLTREFKMLLGSTQINQSYMGRIGKAVQPIFGPAGFDWRISISVLASYPAREVIISTLGIIYSLGGDVNEEDGSLRAALKNSEWQEGERTGTPIYTVPVVIALMVFFALCSQCGATTSIIIKEAGIKWAVASFLYMTALAWLGAVFCYQIGTHLF; encoded by the coding sequence ATGGATGCCGCACTTTCAAAAGCGCCTGTGGGCACTCTGCGAATCGCTCTTGTGGGCAACCCAAACACCGGGAAAAGTACGATTTTCAACAACCTAACCGGGCTGAGACAAAAAACCGGAAATTACCCAGGAGTCACCGTGAGCCGCAAGGCCGGGACAATGAAATTGGGCGAGCAAGAGGCAGATTTAATTGATCTGCCAGGAACGTATAGTTTGTCCGCTCACTCACCGGATGAGCGTGTAGTTATCGATGCCCTAAACGGACGTTTTAAAGAAATCGGCCAACCCGATGTAATACTATTCGTAGCGGATGCGACTAATTTACGACGAAATCTTTTTCTTGCGTCACAAGTTGCTACACTCCGGATTCCAATGATCCTTATTCTCAATCAATGGGATTCGGTGGCTAGCTCGGGTCAGCAAATAGACCTCAACTTGTTAAAAGGTCGCCTCAAGATTCCGGTGATCCCGACTGTCGGAACCAAAGGCAAGGGAACCGAAGAAATTAAACAGGCCATCCTGGGAATTCTCCAAGAGCCACAATATCTACCCGAAATCCAATGGCCGGTTTCCATGGAAATGGCAATTGAGCACTTAAAAGCATCCCTTCCCTGCGTGGACCATAAGCTGTTAAGTGAAAGCGAAACGCATCGACTCCTCTTTGATACTCATTCCGCCGAAATCCAAAGACTCAAGGTCACCGCCGATGAAGCCAAACGCGAAGTATTTAAAGCTCGGGAGTTTTTAAAAAAGGATGGCATGAACCCCTTGGTCGCGGAAGCCATGCTGCACTACCGGCACATTGACGGCTTGATTGGTGGGACAGTTCTTAAAAACCCTGAATTGGCTCATGGAGCCACCGAGTCAATAGATCGATTACTGCTTCATAGAGGTTGGGGTTTAGCTGCGTTCGTCGGAATGATGTATGTGGTTTTCCAAGCTGTATACTCCTGGGCAGGTCCCGTCATGGATCTTATTGAGATGGGGAAAATCTGGGGCCAGGACATGATCGGTCCTGCACTGGAAAGTACGCCCATGCTTCAAAGCCTGATCCTCGATGGTGTCATCGAAGGCGTCGGGGCGTTCCTGATTTTTCTTCCTCAAATATTAATTCTCTTCGCTTTTATTTCTCTGCTTGAAGATAGTGGTTATATGGCCCGCGCTGCCTTTATCATGGATAAATTGTTCAGCTGGTGCGGGCTGAATGGGAAAAGCTTTGTGCCGCTGCTTTCCAGTTACGCATGCGCGATTCCAGGCATTATGGCCACACGCACTATCGAGGATCCCAAGTCGAGATTGGCGACGATATTTGTGGCTCCCTTCATGAGCTGCTCGGCCAGATTACCTGTTTATATACTTTGTATAGGAGCTTTTATCGAACCCGTTTATGGTCCCTGGTGGGCAGGATTTACTCTCTTTCTAATGCATTTTGTTGGTCTTGCCGTAGCCGTACCAACGGCCTGGTTCGTGACGCGATTTATTCTAAAAACAAAATCACAACCGTTTGTTATGGAGCTGCCGAAATACCGCGCTCCACGGATGAAAGATGTCGGCTACCGTATGTGGCAATCCGGATGGGAGTTTGTCCAAAAAGCAGGCACCATCATTTTCTTTATTACCATTATCATCTGGGCTTCGCTCTACTTTCCGCGCTCCGATGAGAATGACCCGAAATTACTTGAAGGTTTTGTCGCCGAAAAAGTGGCGGAAGAAGTCGGTACCCCTGAAGAAATTGCTACCATGCTGACAGATCCGAATGCCGATCTGACTCGCGAGTTTAAAATGTTACTGGGCAGCACCCAAATAAACCAAAGCTACATGGGAAGAATCGGTAAAGCTGTTCAACCCATCTTTGGGCCAGCTGGCTTCGACTGGCGCATTTCCATTAGTGTGTTAGCGAGTTACCCTGCTCGGGAAGTGATCATTTCTACCTTGGGAATTATTTATAGCCTTGGAGGCGACGTAAACGAAGAAGATGGAAGCCTTCGAGCGGCACTCAAAAACAGCGAATGGCAGGAAGGCGAGCGGACAGGCACTCCCATTTATACCGTCCCGGTGGTAATTGCACTGATGGTATTCTTTGCACTTTGCTCACAATGCGGCGCAACCACCTCAATCATTATCAAAGAGGCGGGAATAAAATGGGCCGTCGCATCCTTCTTATACATGACGGCATTGGCTTGGCTCGGGGCAGTCTTTTGCTATCAAATAGGCACACATTTATTTTGA
- the rrtA gene encoding rhombosortase, translating into MSKVEDSLKQLPWVTLLLGVVVLFIFNLAASIQSFLQYDRNEILVGNVWRLFTGHFVHWNAQHLIWDLLVLISCGGLLEWVNRKLMVSILCVGSLIISFGLLIFQSDMLFYRGLSGIDMALFAGICLQAISYCRLRSKSTLAFLWGLALLGCVLKPAYEIVNGGTLFVSDFGSGVEPSALSHILGIIACLAVVFATFLWKRLWSLFDCNHKLLNHKISENSIF; encoded by the coding sequence GTGTCGAAGGTAGAAGATAGTCTTAAGCAACTACCCTGGGTAACATTGTTACTCGGGGTAGTTGTCCTTTTTATTTTCAACTTGGCTGCTTCGATACAGAGTTTTCTCCAGTATGATCGAAACGAAATTCTGGTTGGAAACGTATGGAGATTGTTCACTGGTCATTTTGTCCACTGGAACGCTCAACACCTAATTTGGGATCTCCTGGTTCTTATTTCTTGTGGAGGGTTACTAGAATGGGTAAATCGAAAACTGATGGTGAGCATTCTGTGTGTTGGATCGTTAATTATATCTTTTGGGCTGCTCATTTTCCAATCGGATATGCTTTTCTATCGTGGATTGAGCGGCATAGATATGGCGCTTTTTGCCGGTATTTGTCTCCAGGCAATTTCTTATTGCCGGTTAAGGTCGAAAAGTACACTGGCATTTTTGTGGGGGCTAGCACTTTTAGGATGTGTCCTAAAGCCCGCCTATGAAATCGTGAACGGAGGTACGTTGTTTGTCTCCGATTTTGGTTCCGGTGTAGAACCGAGCGCGCTTTCCCATATCCTGGGAATCATCGCATGTCTTGCAGTCGTGTTTGCTACTTTTCTTTGGAAAAGACTTTGGAGTCTTTTTGACTGCAACCACAAGCTCCTGAACCACAAGATTTCGGAGAATTCCATTTTCTAA
- a CDS encoding VIT and VWA domain-containing protein codes for MKKQIKVSKSPVFRSLGAQAPRILALLAIVSVFVFLNSKSEAAGTMSLKSSSDLPLEIRDHHVSVTIQNGFARTEVNQIFFNANGRAVEGLYSFPVPKNGSLSEVTIGMGEKELKGEVVEKKRAESIYEEETSNGNQAGLTQKDSYRDFEFWVAPIPAQSEVQLQFIYYEPLILDHGIGRYLYPLEEGGTDEVTPQFWVRNPTVQGVFSIDVELKSAWPIADIRTPGISTTQLESEGGIITQYSSTTGSLNNDFVLYYRLQDDLPGRVEVVPYKSGKDNPGTFMMVVTPGIDLKPLDQGSDYIFVLDVSGSMGGKLGTLVSGVKKTIKSFLPQDRFRIVLFNNESKELTKTWVPATPEQVDHAVGLLDRAQSGGGTNLYSGLKRGLSAIDSDRVTSMILVTDGVTNAGVVEPREFDLLMSRADVRFFGFLLGNQSNWPLMETVCHATGGYYQQVSNSDDIIGQILLAKSKVLHESIHDFDLKINGVDTFDVSPTQIKKVFRGQQLVFFGRYAEGGQADLEIKARISGQDKTYRTSFNFPDVDGDNPELERIWALNRIQELELKKSLGQLETSESESAVTDLALQYQLVTDYTSMLVLQEDQFQRHGIERRNLARTGLERQTQQERIHQPVTNYRVDKEQPAFGQNSKGSSISGGGGAGALSPWFAALLAGTLVILARRTFKS; via the coding sequence CACGGATCTTAGCACTTCTCGCCATTGTTTCCGTCTTCGTATTCTTAAACTCAAAGAGTGAAGCGGCGGGAACGATGTCTCTCAAATCATCCTCCGATCTTCCTTTGGAAATCCGGGATCATCACGTAAGCGTGACCATTCAAAACGGATTTGCTCGAACTGAGGTGAATCAAATATTCTTTAATGCCAATGGTCGGGCAGTCGAAGGTCTTTACTCATTTCCTGTTCCGAAAAACGGAAGTCTTTCTGAAGTCACCATCGGAATGGGTGAGAAGGAGCTCAAAGGTGAGGTGGTTGAAAAGAAAAGGGCTGAGTCCATCTACGAAGAAGAAACTTCTAACGGAAACCAGGCCGGGCTTACTCAAAAAGATTCCTATCGGGATTTTGAATTTTGGGTGGCCCCCATTCCGGCCCAATCCGAAGTGCAACTACAGTTCATTTATTATGAGCCACTGATTCTCGACCATGGGATCGGGCGTTATCTTTATCCCCTTGAAGAAGGTGGAACGGATGAAGTGACTCCGCAGTTTTGGGTACGTAATCCTACCGTTCAGGGAGTGTTCAGTATTGATGTTGAGTTAAAGTCTGCCTGGCCAATTGCAGATATTCGGACGCCGGGGATCAGCACCACTCAATTAGAATCTGAAGGTGGAATTATTACGCAGTATTCCTCAACCACGGGTTCATTGAACAACGATTTCGTTTTGTATTATAGATTGCAAGATGACCTGCCGGGACGCGTTGAAGTTGTGCCATATAAATCAGGTAAAGACAATCCGGGTACCTTTATGATGGTGGTAACTCCCGGGATAGATCTAAAACCGCTCGATCAGGGCAGTGACTATATTTTTGTTCTCGATGTCTCCGGAAGTATGGGCGGGAAACTCGGAACACTTGTTTCCGGCGTTAAGAAGACCATCAAGTCGTTCCTTCCACAGGATCGTTTTAGAATTGTTTTGTTTAATAACGAAAGCAAAGAGCTCACCAAAACGTGGGTTCCCGCCACCCCTGAGCAGGTAGACCACGCAGTCGGGTTGCTTGATCGTGCCCAATCCGGAGGAGGAACAAACCTTTACTCCGGATTGAAGCGCGGTCTGAGCGCGATCGATAGTGACCGTGTAACGAGTATGATCCTGGTTACGGACGGGGTGACCAATGCGGGCGTTGTTGAACCGAGAGAATTCGATTTGTTAATGAGTCGTGCCGATGTGCGTTTTTTCGGATTCTTACTGGGAAATCAGAGTAATTGGCCGCTCATGGAAACGGTTTGCCACGCCACCGGAGGGTATTACCAACAGGTATCCAACAGCGACGACATAATCGGGCAAATTCTCTTAGCGAAAAGTAAGGTGCTGCATGAGAGTATTCATGACTTCGACTTGAAGATTAACGGGGTAGATACTTTCGATGTGTCGCCAACGCAGATTAAGAAAGTGTTCCGCGGGCAACAGCTTGTTTTCTTTGGCCGCTATGCGGAAGGAGGACAAGCTGATTTGGAAATTAAGGCCCGGATATCAGGACAGGATAAAACCTATAGAACTTCGTTTAATTTTCCTGATGTAGATGGGGATAATCCAGAGCTTGAAAGGATATGGGCGCTTAATCGAATCCAGGAACTTGAATTGAAGAAGTCTCTCGGACAGCTCGAAACAAGTGAGTCTGAGTCGGCGGTAACCGACCTGGCATTGCAGTACCAGTTGGTAACGGATTACACTTCGATGCTGGTACTCCAAGAAGATCAGTTCCAAAGGCATGGCATCGAACGTCGTAATTTGGCCCGAACTGGGTTGGAGCGCCAGACCCAACAGGAGCGTATTCATCAACCCGTGACGAATTATCGAGTTGATAAAGAACAGCCCGCGTTTGGGCAAAACTCGAAGGGTTCTTCGATCAGTGGTGGCGGTGGCGCAGGCGCCCTGTCGCCCTGGTTTGCAGCACTGCTCGCCGGGACCCTGGTCATTTTAGCAAGACGTACGTTTAAATCTTAA